In bacterium (Candidatus Blackallbacteria) CG13_big_fil_rev_8_21_14_2_50_49_14, the following are encoded in one genomic region:
- the dprA gene encoding DNA-protecting protein DprA, whose amino-acid sequence MDTELTLQEQIYRVGLSACLEIGSRRMRSLLQHLGSAEAVWSASLQTLQTHAGLSPRTAEKVHSHCRQTDPHTLYEKTLEAGYQLCFFESSDYPTWLKTIHDPPFLLYWQGNPETWKSLNPALAIVGTRQATSAGLELTRNFARELAMAGVTIVSGLATGIDTAAHLGALDADGKTVAVLGMGLAQITPAEKRRLAHTIQQNGLVISEFSPAFKATRWSFPLRNRIVSGLSQGLLVVEAAPKSGALITADLAIEQGREVMAVPGPVMAPQSAGPHALIQQGAALVTSVPEICQVMGWEVSLPVLSEAQPEDKGLTNSENEVYLVLSEMPQTIESLTQKIEWPVSKLLTVLTQLEIKGWVQEWPGSRFSRSGQVAHQNP is encoded by the coding sequence TTGGACACAGAATTAACGCTTCAGGAGCAGATTTATCGGGTAGGTTTAAGTGCTTGCCTTGAAATTGGCTCCCGTCGGATGCGATCCCTGCTTCAGCATTTAGGTTCTGCTGAAGCGGTTTGGTCGGCTTCTTTGCAAACGCTGCAAACACACGCTGGCCTGAGCCCTCGAACGGCTGAAAAAGTACACTCCCATTGCCGTCAGACCGATCCCCATACACTCTATGAAAAAACGCTGGAAGCTGGCTATCAGCTTTGTTTTTTTGAAAGCTCAGACTATCCCACCTGGTTGAAAACCATTCATGATCCTCCTTTTTTACTCTATTGGCAAGGCAATCCAGAGACCTGGAAATCTTTGAACCCTGCGCTGGCGATTGTGGGCACCCGGCAGGCGACTTCTGCTGGGCTGGAACTGACCCGGAATTTTGCCCGCGAACTTGCCATGGCGGGGGTTACGATTGTCAGTGGCCTGGCAACAGGCATTGATACGGCTGCACATTTGGGGGCCCTCGATGCTGACGGAAAAACGGTGGCCGTTTTGGGGATGGGCTTGGCACAGATTACACCGGCTGAAAAGCGCCGTCTGGCGCATACGATTCAGCAAAATGGCTTGGTGATCAGCGAGTTCTCACCTGCGTTTAAAGCCACACGCTGGAGTTTTCCATTGCGCAACCGGATTGTCAGTGGCTTATCTCAAGGACTTTTGGTGGTAGAAGCGGCCCCCAAAAGTGGCGCGCTGATCACGGCTGATCTGGCGATCGAGCAGGGACGTGAAGTCATGGCTGTTCCTGGGCCTGTCATGGCTCCCCAAAGTGCAGGGCCGCATGCGTTGATTCAGCAGGGCGCGGCCCTGGTCACCTCGGTGCCTGAGATCTGTCAGGTAATGGGATGGGAAGTGTCCTTGCCAGTACTTTCTGAAGCTCAACCTGAAGATAAAGGCTTGACAAACTCCGAAAATGAGGTTTATCTGGTATTGAGTGAGATGCCGCAGACGATTGAATCCTTGACCCAAAAAATTGAATGGCCCGTGAGTAAACTTTTGACTGTTTTAACCCAACTGGAGATCAAAGGATGGGTTCAAGAATGGCCTGGTTCCCGTTTTAGTCGGTCAGGTCAAGTTGCGCATCAGAACCCTTAG
- a CDS encoding FAD-binding oxidoreductase translates to MSTELPFFDLQKQIQGEVRTDQISRWNYSSDASIYQLMPEAVIIPAVWEDVLATLTFMQQNQIPLTARGGGTSLGGQAIGHGLQLDLGKNFQKIIEINTEEAWVKVEPGVVLDHLNAALAPHGYWFGPDVAPSNRATLGGMIGNNSSGARSIVYGKTLDHVLELEVALADGTETTFCPTSPEMRRQKMQGKSLEAQIWQNLSHSLATQQTEIEARFPKIMRRVSGYNLDAFLNPDQDWNLADLVTGSEGTLALVRSAKLKISPKPAYRGLLVLYCKSLDQALESSHALLTTQPCASEVLDELLLRLTRENPAFAQKLSFMEYPAEVILLVEYQAGSERELLALLERGERQARSEIKGIEISRFCDPRVQADVWAIRKAGLPLLLSMPGKRKPVTFIEDTAVAPERLQAFIREFDKIVKAHQTEAAYYAHASVGCIHIRPLLNLQSGEDVAKMRSLSEQILDLVMHYGGAMSGEHGDGLARSEFNQKLFGSTVYSLFKSLKATWDPQNLLNPGKIVNAPPMDQNLRYGANYTPTPWQTVQRFSQQESFRAQIELCNGCGGCRKVSTGTMCPPYMVTRDERDSTRARANALRLLMLNPQLSQEDRAELRKTFALCLGCKACKAECPSKVDMAKLKLEFLDHWQKAKGVPWRSRLLSRLDWLNRLGSASAPLSNYLFKSPTVKNLLEKSLGLDSRRTFPIFSAQPLHTQWQPKRNKQTDTHGLVALFADCFTNYYHPHVGLAAASVIEALGYQISIPAPVCCGRPSLSLGLLDQAKAQARRFLDFHRVMMEAGIPLIGCEPSCILSFRDEYPDLWPEAKVLAQQSFSLQEWLLQVCSERKVLPFQAQSRSLAYHEHCHQKALVGAETSIQALNLIPGIQVDLLNTGCCGMAGTFGYEKENYELSCQIAEERLLPALRNLPETSEIVISGTSCWQQIAGLSERSPKHLAEVLAEALNPQP, encoded by the coding sequence ATGAGCACTGAACTGCCCTTTTTCGATTTACAAAAACAGATTCAGGGAGAAGTTCGCACAGACCAGATCTCACGTTGGAATTACAGCAGCGATGCTTCGATTTACCAACTCATGCCCGAAGCCGTGATTATACCTGCTGTTTGGGAGGATGTACTCGCCACCCTGACTTTTATGCAGCAGAACCAAATTCCCCTCACCGCCCGTGGTGGGGGCACCAGCCTGGGAGGACAGGCGATTGGGCATGGCCTTCAGCTCGATTTGGGCAAAAATTTTCAGAAAATTATTGAGATCAATACCGAAGAAGCCTGGGTGAAGGTAGAACCTGGGGTCGTGCTCGATCATCTCAACGCAGCCCTGGCCCCCCATGGATATTGGTTCGGCCCCGATGTCGCCCCCAGTAACCGGGCCACCCTGGGCGGCATGATTGGCAATAATTCAAGTGGCGCCCGCTCGATTGTCTATGGCAAAACCCTGGATCATGTCTTGGAGCTGGAAGTGGCCTTGGCAGACGGAACTGAAACTACATTTTGCCCGACTTCCCCGGAAATGCGCAGGCAAAAAATGCAGGGGAAATCGCTTGAAGCCCAAATCTGGCAAAACCTGAGCCACAGCCTTGCAACCCAGCAGACAGAAATTGAAGCGCGTTTCCCCAAAATCATGCGCAGAGTCAGCGGTTATAATCTCGATGCCTTTCTGAATCCAGATCAAGATTGGAATCTGGCAGATCTGGTCACAGGTTCAGAGGGCACCCTGGCCCTGGTGCGCAGCGCAAAACTCAAAATCAGCCCCAAACCGGCCTATCGGGGTCTCTTGGTTCTCTATTGCAAGAGCCTTGACCAGGCCCTTGAAAGCAGCCATGCCCTGCTCACCACCCAGCCCTGTGCCAGTGAGGTCTTGGATGAATTGTTGCTGCGCCTGACCCGCGAAAACCCAGCCTTCGCCCAAAAACTCAGTTTTATGGAATATCCTGCAGAAGTGATTCTATTGGTAGAATACCAAGCCGGTTCAGAACGTGAGCTGCTTGCACTTTTGGAGCGCGGAGAACGTCAGGCGCGCAGTGAAATCAAAGGCATCGAAATCAGCCGTTTTTGTGACCCACGTGTTCAGGCCGATGTCTGGGCCATTCGCAAGGCAGGTTTACCACTGCTCTTGAGCATGCCGGGCAAACGCAAACCCGTGACCTTTATCGAGGATACAGCCGTCGCCCCCGAGCGGCTCCAAGCCTTTATCCGTGAATTCGACAAGATTGTCAAAGCCCATCAAACAGAAGCCGCCTACTATGCCCATGCCAGCGTCGGCTGCATTCATATCCGTCCCTTGCTGAATTTGCAATCAGGAGAAGATGTCGCCAAAATGCGCTCACTCTCGGAGCAGATTCTCGATCTGGTCATGCACTATGGCGGAGCCATGAGTGGAGAGCACGGAGATGGCCTGGCGCGTAGTGAATTCAATCAAAAACTCTTTGGCAGCACGGTCTATTCACTTTTCAAGTCTTTAAAAGCCACATGGGACCCCCAAAACTTACTCAACCCAGGAAAAATTGTAAACGCCCCGCCGATGGATCAGAATCTGCGTTACGGCGCAAACTACACCCCCACCCCCTGGCAAACCGTGCAGCGTTTTTCCCAGCAGGAAAGCTTTCGTGCCCAAATTGAGCTCTGCAATGGCTGCGGCGGCTGCCGAAAAGTCAGTACGGGAACCATGTGCCCCCCCTATATGGTGACACGGGATGAACGAGACAGCACACGTGCCCGTGCCAATGCGCTGCGCTTGCTCATGCTCAACCCCCAGCTAAGTCAGGAAGATCGGGCAGAACTCAGAAAGACCTTTGCGCTCTGCCTGGGTTGTAAAGCCTGCAAGGCAGAATGCCCCTCAAAAGTGGATATGGCCAAACTTAAACTGGAGTTTTTAGATCATTGGCAAAAAGCAAAGGGCGTTCCCTGGCGCAGTCGCCTGCTCAGTCGCCTCGATTGGCTCAATCGCCTGGGTTCAGCCAGCGCACCGCTTTCAAATTATCTATTCAAATCCCCAACTGTCAAAAATCTGCTTGAAAAAAGCTTAGGTCTAGATTCCCGCCGCACATTTCCGATTTTTTCGGCCCAGCCACTTCACACACAATGGCAGCCCAAAAGAAACAAGCAAACAGACACCCATGGGCTGGTGGCCTTGTTTGCAGATTGTTTCACCAATTATTACCACCCCCACGTAGGGCTGGCAGCAGCTTCGGTGATCGAAGCGCTGGGATATCAAATTAGTATTCCTGCGCCCGTCTGCTGCGGCAGGCCCTCTCTTTCCTTGGGCTTGCTCGATCAAGCCAAGGCCCAGGCCCGCAGATTTTTAGATTTCCACCGTGTGATGATGGAGGCGGGAATCCCCTTGATTGGCTGTGAACCCAGCTGTATCTTGAGTTTTCGCGATGAATACCCTGATCTTTGGCCTGAAGCCAAAGTTTTGGCCCAACAAAGCTTTAGCCTGCAGGAATGGTTACTTCAGGTATGTTCGGAGCGCAAAGTCTTGCCTTTTCAAGCACAGAGCCGCTCTTTGGCCTATCATGAGCACTGCCATCAAAAAGCACTGGTGGGTGCAGAGACCTCGATACAAGCCCTCAACCTGATTCCTGGTATTCAGGTTGATTTGCTCAACACGGGTTGCTGTGGCATGGCGGGTACCTTTGGCTATGAAAAAGAAAACTATGAGCTTTCCTGTCAAATTGCAGAAGAACGGCTTTTACCGGCCTTAAGAAATTTACCCGAAACGTCCGAAATCGTCATCAGTGGCACCTCCTGCTGGCAGCAAATTGCAGGTCTCAGCGAGCGTTCTCCAAAGCATCTGGCTGAAGTTTTGGCAGAAGCGCTCAATCCCCAGCCATAA
- a CDS encoding multidrug ABC transporter ATP-binding protein, which translates to MLSLPPSELPAIEIRNLGRHFGDFQAVKDLNLTVPQGAFFGFLGPNGAGKSTTLKMLTGLLQPHQGQIKLLGEDIWAKPGRVKQWIGVVPEKLSLFERLTASEYLEFVGGMYGLDQKTAQARSQELLELMQLEQKQETLLADFSHGMKKKTALAAALIHSPRILFLDEPFEGVDPVSAKILRDLLLSLTSRQVTVFLTSHILEIVEKLCNFLGIIHQGELLTSGPLQEVLDRMNQDKPLGTASLEETFIQLVGQKTEATSLSWMQ; encoded by the coding sequence ATGCTTTCCCTCCCCCCCTCAGAGCTTCCTGCGATTGAAATTCGCAATTTGGGCCGTCATTTTGGAGATTTTCAGGCTGTAAAAGATCTCAATCTGACCGTTCCACAAGGCGCGTTTTTTGGTTTTTTAGGGCCCAATGGCGCAGGCAAATCCACAACCCTGAAAATGTTGACGGGGCTTTTACAACCCCACCAGGGGCAAATTAAACTCCTGGGGGAGGATATTTGGGCAAAACCCGGCAGGGTAAAACAATGGATTGGCGTCGTGCCTGAAAAACTTAGCCTGTTTGAACGTTTGACAGCGTCTGAATATCTTGAATTTGTTGGGGGCATGTATGGCCTGGATCAAAAAACAGCCCAAGCCCGCAGCCAGGAATTGCTTGAGCTGATGCAACTTGAACAGAAACAGGAAACCCTGCTGGCTGACTTTTCACATGGCATGAAGAAAAAAACAGCCTTGGCCGCCGCATTGATTCACAGCCCACGGATCCTTTTTCTGGATGAACCTTTCGAAGGTGTAGACCCCGTTTCGGCAAAGATCTTGCGCGATTTACTGCTGAGTTTAACCTCGCGACAGGTCACCGTTTTTCTAACTTCCCATATTCTGGAAATTGTCGAAAAACTCTGTAATTTCTTGGGCATCATTCACCAGGGAGAACTCCTGACCTCTGGCCCGCTGCAGGAGGTTCTCGATCGCATGAACCAGGACAAACCGCTGGGCACCGCATCGCTTGAAGAAACCTTTATTCAATTGGTGGGGCAAAAGACCGAAGCGACGAGCCTCTCATGGATGCAATAA
- the topA gene encoding type I DNA topoisomerase: MPTKSPRASKTPAKTRKTNSDSAANLVIVESPAKAKTIEKYLGEGYRVVSCYGHVRDLPKNNKAIDIQNGFAPTYVVSDDKKDVIKELKSLAKKASLVYLASDDDREGEAISWHLKESLNLKDEAVRRIVFHEITKNAILKAIDNPRTINTHLVNAQQARRILDRLVGFELSPILWRKIKTGLSAGRVQSVAVRMVVEREREIEQFQSQSAFRVVALLEVEPGKTLKAELNKRFADLASARAFLEKCREAAFTISDLQVKEGKRSPAPPFTTSTLQQEASRRLNFSVAQTMQLAQRLYEAGKITYMRTDSLNLSEEAIQRAASRIKSEYGPEYAQTRQYKTKNQSAQEAHEAIRPTDFAVESTGTDRAEKALYEMIWKRSIASQMSDARIEKTTASIAISGVPDEKLVATGEVIKFEGFLKVYLESSDDEDSEESKMLPPLKKGQLLALESMQARQTFSKPPARYTEASLVKQLEEQGIGRPSTYAPTISTIQKRDYVIKETREGKERIYSELLLKAGKITESQKTEIYGSEKSKLFPTSIGKVVTDFLVEYFDNVIDYSFTASVEKEFDDISRGNKNWNDMIARFYFDDFHPKVEKTQDVDRSQVGTVRELGVDPKSGQKVIARLGRFGPLVQIGETTEEGTKPRFASLERDQFLDTITLEQALDLFKLPQTVGSFEDQELIVGKGRFGPYIKHGDKFVSIPKGEDPLSITQERATELVLAKRKADAEKFIKGFDQDPDIQVLNGRWGPYLKAHGENYKIPKDLVAADLSYEQCLKLVAEAPPKKPRKGAPVAKASAKTAAKTTAKKAPAKKVATGKAKTATKTPAKKTASKTASKLDLKTTKEAVKKSVSKKSSAKTTPKTK, from the coding sequence ATGCCAACCAAGAGCCCCCGGGCAAGCAAGACCCCGGCCAAGACGCGCAAGACAAATTCTGATTCCGCAGCCAATTTGGTAATTGTCGAATCTCCCGCCAAGGCCAAGACCATTGAAAAATATTTAGGAGAAGGCTACCGAGTCGTTTCCTGTTATGGTCATGTGCGCGATCTTCCCAAAAATAACAAAGCCATTGATATTCAAAATGGTTTTGCACCTACCTATGTCGTTTCAGACGATAAAAAAGATGTCATAAAAGAATTAAAAAGTCTGGCGAAAAAAGCTTCGTTGGTTTACCTGGCCTCAGACGACGACCGCGAAGGAGAAGCTATTTCTTGGCATTTAAAAGAATCCCTCAATTTAAAAGATGAAGCTGTGCGCCGGATTGTTTTTCATGAAATTACGAAAAACGCCATTCTCAAAGCGATTGATAACCCGCGTACGATCAATACCCATCTGGTCAATGCCCAGCAGGCCCGACGCATTCTCGACCGTTTGGTCGGCTTTGAACTCTCTCCCATTCTGTGGCGAAAGATCAAAACAGGTCTTTCTGCAGGCCGGGTTCAGTCTGTGGCTGTACGCATGGTGGTGGAGCGTGAGCGTGAAATTGAGCAGTTTCAGTCTCAGTCTGCCTTTCGGGTTGTGGCTTTGCTGGAGGTAGAGCCCGGCAAAACGCTCAAGGCTGAATTGAACAAACGCTTTGCCGATCTGGCCAGTGCCCGCGCCTTTCTTGAAAAGTGCCGCGAGGCAGCTTTTACCATTTCAGACCTTCAGGTGAAAGAGGGCAAACGTTCGCCTGCGCCTCCGTTTACCACTTCGACTCTGCAACAGGAAGCCAGCCGGCGTTTGAATTTTTCAGTGGCGCAAACCATGCAATTGGCGCAACGCCTGTATGAGGCCGGTAAAATCACCTATATGCGTACGGATTCTTTGAATCTTTCTGAAGAAGCCATTCAGCGTGCTGCCAGCCGGATAAAATCTGAATATGGCCCAGAATACGCTCAGACCCGCCAGTATAAAACCAAGAATCAATCTGCTCAAGAGGCGCACGAAGCGATTCGTCCCACAGATTTTGCGGTCGAATCAACGGGCACGGATCGAGCGGAAAAGGCTTTGTATGAAATGATCTGGAAGCGTTCGATTGCTTCACAGATGTCAGATGCCCGGATTGAAAAAACCACAGCCTCGATTGCCATTTCTGGCGTGCCCGACGAAAAACTGGTGGCCACAGGCGAAGTGATCAAGTTTGAAGGCTTTCTTAAGGTCTATCTTGAGAGCAGCGACGATGAAGATTCTGAAGAGAGTAAAATGCTTCCCCCCTTGAAAAAAGGGCAATTACTGGCGCTTGAAAGCATGCAGGCCCGCCAGACATTTTCCAAGCCGCCAGCGCGCTATACCGAAGCCTCTTTGGTTAAACAGCTTGAAGAACAAGGCATCGGCCGCCCTTCTACCTATGCCCCTACGATTTCGACGATTCAGAAACGGGATTATGTTATCAAAGAAACCCGTGAAGGCAAAGAACGCATCTATTCTGAGCTTCTTTTGAAAGCGGGCAAGATTACAGAGAGTCAAAAGACTGAAATTTACGGCAGCGAAAAAAGCAAGCTTTTCCCCACTTCGATTGGCAAAGTGGTTACTGATTTTTTAGTGGAATACTTTGACAATGTGATTGATTATTCCTTTACCGCTTCCGTTGAAAAAGAATTTGATGATATTTCACGCGGCAATAAAAATTGGAATGATATGATTGCCCGTTTCTATTTTGATGATTTTCATCCCAAAGTAGAGAAAACTCAGGATGTCGATCGTTCTCAGGTGGGAACGGTGCGCGAGTTGGGCGTAGATCCCAAATCCGGTCAGAAGGTGATTGCCCGCTTGGGGCGTTTTGGCCCGCTGGTTCAAATTGGGGAAACCACTGAAGAGGGAACCAAGCCTCGCTTTGCCTCCTTGGAACGCGATCAGTTCCTGGATACAATCACCCTTGAGCAAGCGCTTGATCTGTTTAAACTGCCGCAAACCGTGGGTTCCTTTGAAGATCAGGAGTTGATTGTGGGCAAAGGGCGTTTTGGCCCCTATATTAAACATGGGGATAAGTTTGTTTCAATCCCCAAGGGTGAAGACCCCCTCTCAATTACCCAGGAAAGAGCCACTGAATTGGTTTTGGCTAAGCGCAAAGCCGATGCTGAGAAGTTTATCAAGGGCTTTGATCAGGACCCGGATATTCAGGTTCTGAATGGCCGCTGGGGCCCTTATCTCAAGGCGCATGGTGAAAATTACAAGATTCCCAAAGATTTGGTGGCTGCCGATTTAAGCTATGAACAGTGTCTGAAACTGGTGGCTGAAGCTCCGCCTAAAAAGCCCCGTAAGGGAGCCCCTGTTGCCAAGGCCAGTGCTAAAACAGCTGCCAAAACGACTGCGAAAAAAGCGCCAGCGAAAAAGGTGGCCACTGGCAAAGCCAAGACCGCCACGAAGACGCCAGCGAAAAAAACGGCCTCCAAAACAGCCTCTAAATTGGATTTGAAAACTACAAAAGAAGCTGTTAAAAAATCAGTTTCAAAGAAAAGTTCAGCAAAGACCACTCCAAAAACAAAATAA
- a CDS encoding acetyl-CoA C-acyltransferase (Catalyzes the synthesis of acetoacetyl coenzyme A from two molecules of acetyl coenzyme A. It can also act as a thiolase, catalyzing the reverse reaction and generating two-carbon units from the four-carbon product of fatty acid oxidation): MSKEVVIVKAKRSPFGKFGGSLASFSAVELGGHVIKSILNETPEITSENLEQVIMGIVVNAGVGQIPSRQAAAKAGLGVQVKSLTINKVCASGMKAVGLAAQSIRAGDGDIFIAGGMESMSNTPYLMPKARWGARMGDAQLVDAMIHDGLWCAFHDVHMGIHGSAVAAEYKVSREAQDEWALRSHERAHKATESGRLAQEIAPLVIPQKKGDPLTVALDESIRPDTTLEKLAKLKPVFDASGTVTAGNAPGINDGAAALLVMSREKADALGLKPLARIVAYGEVAEDYPYLATAPAHAIQVALKKADLTLAQLDRIEINEAFASVALISSQILGADAEKVNVHGGAIAMGHPIGASGARLIGTLVYELMSQGLKYGAAAICSGSAQGDAIIIENLCL, from the coding sequence TTTGGTAAATTTGGAGGTTCTTTGGCCTCTTTCAGTGCTGTCGAACTCGGCGGCCATGTCATCAAGTCGATATTAAACGAAACCCCTGAAATTACTTCAGAGAATTTAGAACAGGTGATTATGGGGATTGTCGTGAATGCTGGCGTGGGTCAGATTCCTTCCCGCCAAGCAGCTGCCAAGGCGGGTTTGGGAGTACAGGTAAAATCCCTGACCATTAATAAAGTTTGTGCTTCAGGCATGAAGGCTGTGGGCTTGGCGGCTCAATCCATTCGCGCCGGGGATGGCGATATTTTTATTGCCGGTGGCATGGAAAGTATGAGCAATACGCCTTATCTCATGCCCAAAGCCCGTTGGGGAGCCCGCATGGGAGATGCTCAACTGGTAGATGCCATGATTCACGACGGTCTGTGGTGCGCTTTTCATGATGTGCATATGGGCATTCATGGCTCTGCGGTAGCGGCTGAATATAAGGTTTCACGCGAGGCTCAGGATGAATGGGCACTTCGCAGCCATGAGCGGGCCCACAAAGCAACCGAGTCTGGCCGCTTGGCCCAAGAAATTGCCCCGCTTGTGATTCCTCAGAAAAAAGGCGATCCCCTGACCGTGGCTCTGGATGAATCCATTCGCCCGGATACGACGCTTGAAAAATTGGCAAAACTCAAACCCGTATTTGATGCCAGTGGCACCGTGACAGCAGGAAATGCGCCTGGGATCAACGATGGTGCAGCTGCTTTGCTGGTGATGTCACGGGAGAAGGCCGATGCCTTGGGGCTGAAACCGCTGGCCCGGATTGTCGCCTATGGCGAAGTGGCCGAAGACTATCCTTACCTGGCAACAGCCCCCGCCCATGCCATTCAGGTTGCTTTGAAAAAAGCTGATTTGACCCTGGCTCAGTTGGATCGGATTGAAATCAACGAAGCCTTCGCTTCGGTAGCTTTGATCAGCTCACAGATCCTGGGCGCCGATGCTGAAAAAGTCAATGTCCATGGCGGTGCGATTGCGATGGGGCATCCGATCGGAGCCAGTGGTGCCCGTTTGATTGGCACCTTGGTCTATGAGTTGATGAGCCAGGGGCTGAAATATGGCGCGGCAGCTATTTGCAGTGGCTCTGCCCAAGGGGATGCCATTATTATCGAAAATCTCTGTCTCTAG